The stretch of DNA TGTTGGAGGGCGTCGATGTTACCCAGACCAATATGTCTTTCTTCAGACAGCAGCTGACTCGCATTGCCACACATATTCTGCGCTGCACTGGTAAACCTCCTTTATCCCTCTGTTCAATATATGTTTTcatattaaattaatttttatcaCATATACTGCTGAGAGTATATAAAATACTGCTGTTAAATCTCTTTAGTAAATGTGGTGCTGAATTTTAAAGGAATCAGTTATTGGACTAAATTATTGAATGCATTATATACCTGATGATTTTAAATATACTTTTCATGCAGATGACTCCTTTGGGCCCCAGTTGCTTCAGATGTGTAACCAGGCCCTTTTTGAGTGTCTCGCCCTCAACCTACACTGCCTGAGAGGAGACCAGAGAGCTCTAACTGCAGTCATCAACCACCGAATAGTTAGTACACCATATTTCACTAAGTCGCTTGAGTTTTTTTCTGCTCAGATTCCGGCTCACTGTTCAACAGGGTATGGATGTAAGATATcaaatgtaatgttttgtgaaaatgcaaGCACATTTGTCTCTTTGCATAAGGTTTCAATATCAGAtactgacaggaaatgaacaaaataactTTGTCTGTTGAAGTAATGAGTAAATAGACCTTCGGATTCTACACAGTTGACTTTATTTAGGCAGGCTTTCCACAATACACTACAAGCAGGGTCAGTTTAGGACCTAAACTGTTACCTAGACTTCAGGTAACATGACCTTGAATTACACAAATTAAGTGTAACCACCTCCGGACGTCAAAGTTCAGCGACAGTTGATTACGGATTTTGATTGTTGTCGTGCAATGAATCTAAACTTCCCTCTCTGTAGAGATGAGGCTACAGCTTTATTCCTACAGAAGACAGCTGtcttgttttattattgtagcGTGAAATACCGACATTAGCATTATAGAATTTCAGCTTATATCATATTTCATGCAGCAGCTATTGCAATTGAAAAGTTGTTAGTTGTATAAAAAACAGATTAATTTGTAAATACTGCAgatgccatcaaataaaattatgtAGGGCATTTTTAGCATCTTCTTCTGGCAGATCTACGGCTTTAGGTGGGTCTGTGCCACATTTTACAAATTCAGATGTCAACACTAATATGCATGGGCTTATTTTTCGAGATCCAAGCTTATTAATAAGAAAAAGTGCTCTGTCCTctgaattcatttgttttctttaaccaAATTGGCAATACACCCCCTATTCATATCCATATCATCCCCTGGCCATGTTTGGAAATGTGTTTAGTACTTTCTGCATTTGCATccatcagataaaaaaaactccTTTCAGAGATAAGAAACTGAAGttttaatattcaaataaagactgaaaaatgaaattgaatgaatgaaaatgaaaaaacacacatttaaagattAACAACTGTATTCGCTGTGTTCATGctaatatatataaaagatgaccttttgaatatttaaatgcattagtacatatttatttttgattggaGCATCAGTTTGCATCTAAACGCCAATATGGTACTTACTAAACCTGACATGACCTGTGTCAACTGAGGTATATATGTACATCAACATGCACTGACATGTTCAGAGAATAATTAGTcatgaaaagacagaaacaaagcaaaaaaggaCTGGTAACAATGTGGTGTTGTCCAGCCCATGGGCACATGTTCTCTCTTCTCCCCGcacatagggttagggttaagtatATTCAGCTTCTAGTTAATAGTTTGGCTCACTGGCTGTGCTGTGGATCCCGCTGTGGTGACAGGAGTCTTTTCCCCGCAAAGAGAACTGGTTGGCCTGGTGTTGCTTCAAATACTGGGCATCCCAGCTGTATAGCCCTGGGGACAGCTACTAATGTTGCTTGTGCAGTTTGTGGAAGAGGACTGAGTAGGAAGCTGTAACCACCTGTTCAATCTTTACAGCCTCTGTTGGCGCATTTTGGCTCTCATGCAGTTCACCCAAGTCCTGTTGCTTTGCTGCCTTTTGCAAAGATGTGTTAACTAGGTGCTTTGTATTGCTGTCCTCGATGGGGAAGTCGCGCTAAAGAAGTCATTGGTGGGATTACTTGTTATTATTGTGCTGTTAAGACAAGCTATATTGGTCATTTGAAAGCTGTTCCGCTTCTGTCTTTACCTCCATCTTCACCAGTGTCTGAAGTAATCCTTCTTTGCCTGGGAAGCCTGCTCCCATCAGAATAGATGTATTGTCCGCAGAAGGACTGAGGTCCAAAGTAGAGACACTGCACATTACAGATTTGTGCAGTTCAGATGAATTGAGAGAAGAGTTTCTCAGTGGGGAACCAAATCTACGTCCATTAGATGAGAAGCCTTCACTTTTAACACTGACCTCACAGGAGTTGTTGAAGTTGATGGGATCTTTTTCATCCTTGAAAAGCAGGTCAGGGAAGAGGCAGCATGGCATCGTCTCTTGTTTAGTCTTTTCAGCCTCAGACGGTTTATTTTGGCTCTGCTGGAGTTGGGTAGTTGCTTTTCCAAAAGCTTCCTGCACTCTAGCATGTCTGGGAGGTCCTACGGTGGGCTCTTTCTCtcgattttttctttttggtagcCACCTGAACTCTGGCATGTTTGGTTGTAGTTCCAATGGATCTTTCTCTAGACTTCTTTGCCTTGCAGCTGCCTGCACTCTGGCATGTCTGGCTCTCATTCCTATGGGGTCTTTCTCTAGATTTTTTTTAGCCTGGTAGCTGCCTGCACTCTGGCATGCTTACCTCTTGTTCCTATGGGATCTTTTTCGAGGTTCCTTTGGCTGGAAGCTGCCTGCTCCATAGCGTGCTTTTGTCTGAATGTGATTGGATCTTCAATTAACAGTCTTCATCTGTAGGAAGCCTGAGCTTCaatatgtttgaattttttatttaccttgGCCGGTCTTTGTAAAGAATCCATATGGTAATGAGCTTGACATGTTCTTGCTTTCTTCAAGTGCATTAGCAAATTTCTAAACTGGCACACATTCTGCGTATTTCCAGCATATTCAAATAGATCAGTGTGTTCTGCCTTAATTTCATGGTTCTCCTTAAGTGGATGATGCATAGAAGTATCAACACCCTATCAACATAATTTTAGAAATGTTAAGTAATTTCATTCCAAACATGGTAACTTGGTAACGTTGTAAATCAGCAATTTGCAAGCATTGTACACACTTTGTGTCACTGAAAGAGGCACCTGGAAAATGACAGTGACTGACTCTTCAGCAGTTGAATGTGGATGTTGATCCAGAGGTGCTATTCTTTCTTCTACATCAAAAATGGAAAGACTGAGTGCTTTTACATTTGAGTGTTGCTTTTAAATTTATTGTAGACAAAACTGAATTCACCTGGAGCAGGAaggacagatgtgtgtgttgtgttggacGTTTGTGTGCTTCCCAGGAGTCATCACCAAGGTCAACACCATCCTGATGCCAAAATTGTCTGTGATTAGACAACTTGACAAAATTTAGTTTGTGACAGATTAATACCACATGGATCAACAAGAACTACAAGTTGGCATTGATAGCAGTAACTACGTTTTCAAGTGACATGGCGGAGCTGTGCAAGCTACAGAATTGTGATACTATCCACAACGGGATAAAAGTAAAATGCCTTTAGTCAGAATGAACCCAAAATTACAAACGACTGAGCAAACAGGCAAAGTTCAACAATGTAATGTGACATTAATACCAAATCAAATTCCAAATGAACGCATAAGCAGGATTTCATTGTTGTAGTTTGTAGATGTTTGCGACTGTCAAAATGTTTACCTAATATTGCTACCGAGGTGAAACCTggaaatatcatcatcatcataatgtAATGGCATTTCAGGAACCTTCCTGCTTacctaaaatattttttctgtccAAACTGTAGCCATGTTTATTTTATGCACctatttcaatattttaagtCTGATTTGGCTTTGTGGATAGTGAGAGATCAAGCTaatgtcactgtgacattttcccTCTAGTTAAGGCAAAATTTGTTAGGAGACGAAATTTACTCCTGACTTTTGCCTTGTAGCTTTTCTGTGATTTGTCGAGGAGAAAATGGCGGAACTACTCTTTGCGGGCAGTGCGCTACCCGGACCTTTAAATACTGGGCACCAGGCGGAAACACAGAAACTCCGCCCTGTGTGTTGTCGTGTACTGGACCTACAGTGTGTAATGTTGTGCGTCTCACGCCCAAATAAAGTGGTTTGGAGTTTGAAATGTCGTGTTGTGTAGAGTTTCCACTCGTTAACCGCGTCGTTTGAGCGGATAGATCCGAAGGCACAGAGTCCAAATCTGAGGGGCGGGATCCGGATCCGACACCAGCCCCTCTAAACTGCCAGCGGTTGTTTCCGCACCGAGCCTTTCCTCTCACCTCCCGGAGGCTAAATGCTCCTCTAGGAGCGCTTTTTGATGACGTAACATAATCTGCGTCGGCCAATAGGGGACGCCCAACACTTCCTCAGTTAGTCAGTCACAGACATGCAGGGAAGCTGCAGCTGGCCCCTGATCAGTCCTCACAAAAGCTTCATCTGCAGCTCCCTGTGGACTCCTGTGGTGTATCGGGGAAACATTAAAGGAAATGTTAGACTCAGGGTTTGGGGTTAGGTTATTAGCTCCTTTCACATGTTCAAAGGGCCTTCTGCTGAATACAGGCTCAACTGTAGTTGTAATTCCAccttctgccaaaaaaaaaaaaaaatgtgtatgcTTACAGAAATACTGCTATTACGTTTACTTTAAGTTTACAATAACAGTGCCCTTGCTCcttcaattatttttttgtgatagTAGCACAGCCTTAATGACAACCTTGTTGCTTTGCTGGCTtgcagctttcatttttcaagattctgttaatattttaaagtgACAGTATACAGTTAAGTAAAGGTTGAATCTTCTTTTGTACTTTGAGCGGAGGATGTCCAGTGACATCAGCCCCAGCCTCGTCAACTGGATGACCAGCATGATGACGATGAGGCTGCAGGTTATTCTGGAGCACATCCCCATCACACAGGAACAGATCCAGAACTACATAGTTCACACACAGGTAATGAATTGggtagatgttttttttttttttttgtatttttttatatttattttgtaccaGTTTCAATGGCTCCTTCCCAGAAAAAGAACTATCATATTATTTGCAGTTGGAGGAAGTCATATCTGCAAGTCTGGTGTACGTGACATAGCTTCTTAGTTCTACATGTTAAATTCAGGATTAAATTTGGTGCCCATATTTTGTCTCTGCAGATGTAAATTTCTGAATTTAACATGATAATTTTGTCCGTATTCCTGCAGATTAGAACAGAGCGGAATACAAACATGTCACCTGCAGAAAAAGCAGCCTGTCTTACCTGATGGCTGTTCTGTATCCTGTTACTTTGGACAGTACATCTGAAATGGCTAATAAATATTAGATGAaattctttcacagggagatcAGCCTTCTGCCACTGGAACACAAGAGCCTGAACAAGCACAAAGTGCAACGGTAAGTGTGTCtttaatatccttttttttttttggaccaacTCAGTGTGACATTTTAAGTATCGCTGTGCCTGTTCGCTCCCTCATTTTGATGTTCTTTCCTTCAAAGCTTGGGGACAACCTCTCACCGGCTGCAGCAACCACAGCAGAGGAGGCCATGTCAGCGTCACCCAACACAAGGGCGTCGTCACGGGAGACGAGGGTGTTGCCTGGGGACCTGGGAGCCTCAGGAGGAGCTGCACCACTAGGTGGCgacatggcagcagcaggagctgaggaagGGAAAGCGGAATCTGCTGGAGAGTCGGAGGCCTGGGCAGCTGCTGTTCCACCTGTAAGAGCCCCAGGAGTTTTCATTTACAATTTACCTTTCACAGTTAGTGCAGTGCAGCAAAACATGTGGCCATGACAACCGCTCCCTGAAGTGTTTCCCTATTAGTCTGCATGGGAAAACAGTTTTTTCCTGTTGACAATAGCTCCAGTGATGTTGGAGCTATGTCTTGATTACACAGTAATTAGGGCTTTGTTTCTGGAAAAAGTGCCTTTAATTCAAAGTAAACAACACTCATGAGCTGATTGTTAAGAGGTGCCTTTCTAACACAATTCCAATACAGAAGACAGAGATTTAAACTTTAGACAAAGCCAATATAAGACTTGTACAGGATTTGTCAAATCAAGTGTGGCTTCCCAAATTGCGTTTGCTTGAATTAATTTAGCAAATAGATGAAAACAGACTTGAAAAATGCGAATAGATTCAACATTCCTGGTGTATATACTGTACTGTTTTGTAGGAGTGGGTGCCCATCATCAGGTGTGATATGATGAcccagaggaagatgaaggcTCAGCCTCCATTGTCCGATGCCTATTTGCATGGCATGCCAGCTAAACGCAGAAAGGTACGCAGAGCAGTTGTAACTTAACTCTGCTttctccgcccccccccccttttttttcttttgaaaactaTCTTTCTATGTATATTAACTGCTGTGGCGAACAATTGTCCCTCTTTTGACCAAGTGTTATCTTATTACATACAACTGCCAGCTATCTTACCTTTTTtaagttgtgtgtatgtgtgatgtgtttcaGACGGGACAGGGCAGTGGAAGCCTAATTTCCCTCTCAGATGCAGTCAGTCAAGCAGCCAAGAACGCCGGGGTGAAACCTATGACCTCTGCTGAGCGATTACAGGACGATCTGGAGACCCAGGAGCTAAAGGAGGCGTATGCAGAACAGGTAGTCAAATCTGACCCACAGAACTACTTATGACCATGGTGTGCGTTTCTTGTCATTATATTTCCCATCATTTGCATTAGTCAGTCAAATCATGCAATCTACATGTTAAACAACAGGCCTGTAATTTCTTGTTagtctaaataaaaacacaacattcaagATCCATTGTTCAAATAAGGAGCAGCAGAAACTCCAGTTCCCTGAATGATCATATAGATGAACCATTGCGTGGGTTGGATGTAAGAAGTATAACTCTTTAAACTAACAGACACAATTacatataattattatattacatataaTAAAATAGCCTagaaaatgtataatgtaaatTTAATAGCATGTTGTTTTTTGAGATGAAACACTACAGAAGTGTTCAGAAGTTCCAGTGCTGTTTCTATAACTTCTGCTCTTATTGCCAATCAGAAGGAACAAGTTTGTGTTCACATGGTAGCCCCACTAACCACAAAGTCACTTTTCCCTCATGCTTCTTTGCTTATTTCCTCCATCATGATCGCAACATCTTTTCTATCTCTCAGGTAAAAACTGACATCAAGAAGAGAGTGCGGGATGACCCTGATTTCAACTCTCAGCAGTTTCCGAATGCACACAGAGCCTTCTCATCAGACTCATAATTGACTTCAACTGATAAGCACTCAAGCTATTCTCatctgtatgttgttttttttttgtttttgaatttcatttgacTACCTTTCAGcacagatgccccccccccccccccacccaacctACATCCCAAACATTGTAAGCAGTCAGTGGCTCTCATGCCTAATGCTTTTGTGACTACTTCCCCAGTGCCTATttattgctttgtttattttggtccCACTTTTTGCTGAGAGAATGCTCAAAAAGTTAActatattacatttaatttggaCTAAATCATGCCACTTCAATTCTGTTTGCAAACACGTGTACGTCTGTATTTCTTTTGCATACTTATCCTCGTGTTGCTTTGTTAATATGGAGCCTGAGTTCTTTTGCCTTCCTCTCAATACTCTAAATTGCAAGAGTATACTTTCATGTGATGAACATGCTGTACAGTACATGAATGTACAGTAAGCCTAATAAAATCTTGATACAACAGAATTCTTTGATTTCTGGTTAATGCTGGCTGTTCAGATGTCAGATAGCGCTGTTGTCAGTCTACAACAGCGTATACAATCAGTCCGTATCAGCCGATATCATCTTATTGTGGGTATATTAAGTCTATTTTATTGCAGGTGAAGGTGGAGCTTTCTGTATTAGGATGTAGCAACTTTTCATCATAAAGTGAATccactgattttcttttcttgattaATACTGGTCTCCAGATCTAAGGAGGAAATCGGACACTGATTTCGAGGGAAAAACTATAAAGATTCACATTTGAAGGTTTGAAAGCACGTTTTATAAGCCTTTAGGATATCTTGTGTGTAAAATGTCAGTACTGCTCTCTTTGTAAAGTAACTGCAGCCACATTATTTGTAGCGGAGTAAAAAGTTAATTTACCTTCggcatgaaatgaaaagaggaagtaGCACACATTagtaaatgtataaatgcaCTTGATCAGATTTTACTAACTGGCTGTCATACATATTTTGACCACTAGACTGGACAGGTTTCCTTTTTCACAGTAATTAATCATACTCAATTCACATCCTCCTCTTGGCTTTTTACAAACTAAATTTAGCATcttcattaaaatattacatGTGATGTGcccatttaaaaacaaaataagctCTGACCTTTCAAAAATCTGAAGTTCTAACAAAAATTCTTCACCTCTAAAGTGAAGACATTATTCGTTTGTCTTGAGAATCTCATATCAACATTATTGTGCGTTAGATCCAAAGCTACTGCTGCGTTTCAATTCTAGTCATTTTCTAGGTTGACTGTTGACTAACCTTGGATTTCTTTGCATCCCGCCACGTTGTTCTTCTGATGTCAACTGCTCAGTGGGCACCGCCTCTCATCGCATGACGCTGAAAGTAAAAATCCAACACACAATCAGTCAGCTATGTGTAGAAAAACCAATACAGGGATAGAAAGTGAAAGCATCAATACCATTAATGGATTTATCTTCAGTTTGTCATGCATTTAACTTTAGACCTTTCTAGTGCTAATGGATGTCTGCCTTAAAATTTGGACTACAATTCAAACAAATCTTTAAATCCGTAAACAACATACTCACCATGTGCTTCCTGCTGTCTTCTCTAAAAATGATCTTTGGCAGCGGAAGCAGCTCCAGACCTTTCAAGATGGTAGATTTTACAGaattgtacaaaaataaaatagtgtACAACTTATGTTCATCAATAATGAAACTTATataatgaggttcatcatttatttaagtatttaGTAAAATGGTTTCACATTTTGTCATCAGGTATACATTAAGAGTTTCAATCAAACAGAGGAATAAGTTTTAAACCCTTGAGGGCATTGAAAAGGCTCCACCCTGCCAGTGCAAACTGAGTGTTACCTAAATTATTCAGTAGAATTCATAACATGACGCAGACACAATGACTTTGGTGAGCATGTTGGCCGTGAACAGGTCCGACCAGCTGCACAGTGAGCGCAGTTCCTGGTGAGCATCCGGCTTAAAGTGAGGAATGTGAGCAGAGTCATGTGGTGCTGAGTTACAATCACTCAACACCGGATCTGACAGGCAAAGCAGACAtgaacatttcctgtttttttttttcctccctccaacTATATTCATTTTAGACAATGAAACAtgattaaagtaaaaaattaaagacataatttacaaaaataacaaaaagaggTTGTTTTAACGATATTAACCTATATAATGAAGTGCAACAGCTTAGCCTTTaattcatctttcattttttctttctattatGACATCCACCACCAAATCCACACGAGCACGACAGCATGCTCATGTAAATAATTCATCTGGGAGTGGTGCCATAAAACCACTATGGTGCTAACCAGCACTTTATTTgtttaaggtgtgtgtgtgtctgtgtgtgtgtgtgtgctgtgagcTTCTATCACCTTGAGACGAAAGAAGCTGTAAAGTTAAAGCAGAAGACTAATACTACTCTGAAACTAAATCCAGGAATCAGTTCTAGATTAAAAAGACAGGAAGGCTTGTTCTGTCGAATATGAACAATGAACACTTTGTGCCAACTTGTTGGAGTTTTGAGTCATGTTGTAGTCAAGAAGTCAAATCGCTGACTTATCTGGTTTTAAGATCTTAAGTTGAGGTTGTACCTCGATGGTTTGGGGTTAAGAATCCGATTAGATTTTCAGCTTGGACAGAGTGAAGTTATTTTCAGTCCGACTGGCCTGTAGCTCCAGTAAGACAGACATTAGAGTGAGATGAATAATTCTAACTCTCAGTAAGTTGGAAAATAATCATACCACCCAAACCCTCTCCTATGAAGATTAATTAATATACAATTAATATACAAcgcagcaaaaaaataaatctgatctttCTTAGCTCACTACAGACAgcgattgtgtttgtgtccttggCCTTTTTAAAGATGTCAAATTTTGGatgacagtaaaacaaaacaacaaacaaaaaaaagaatcgAAATTCTTGCtttaaatatggaaatataCAGATTACTGTAATTTACTAAATTAAAGAGAAGTGATTATTGAAGCGGAGTTTATTAAACTGTGAAGGGTTATAGAAACGCTCCGGGGTTTGATCGGGGGTCTTTGATATTTCTGTATCTGTAGGTGAGCCAAACTCCAAGGatctgacagaaaatacaaacaaacacatgtcAGCTTTCTGTACATTAACCAAACTTCATCAAACCCGCTGGATTTGTCCATTTTTACCAACCTCtgtaaaactgaagaaaagtcCAACACCACCCAAAGCCTTTAGCACCTCCTCGGCATAGCTCTGGATTTGGGGTGAGCAGGGATTACACGATGGTGAAGATTCACTGAAGCAACTCTACAGGAAGTGGAAGAAAGtgtgaaatattcatgaatCCCAGAGACACAGCCGTGCACGTGAAGATAAAGTTGCCGATGAGACGGAAAGAAAACAATCTCTCCGGCGTCTGACGTACCGCAGCACACGTGCCATTGTAGTTGACACTCGAGAAGCCACAGCAGTTCAGCCTTTTCTCCAAGTCCTGTTGTGTATCTTTAGATTTGTTCCATCCAATCTCCAGAAGAAGTTTCTGTCCAAAGGAGTCAcacatttgttgattatttttgtgttacTGATCTACAATTTTACAAACGTCAGGCGGAGTAAAGAGTATAATATTCCTCACTGAGTCTTGATGGAATAGAAGTAAAATGTTGCATAAAATTATAATACAGTCGCAAAAGGAACCTGAAAATTATACTGAAGTAAATGAACTAATTCAATGTAAGTCACTAAGTCAGttaagagaaaataaacaaacctgCTGATCTTTATTCAGGGCGAGACAAGCACAGGACACAGCGAACTGCACAATGAAGACCATGAACAGGATCATCATGTACTGGATCAAGTTTAGGAATCACATTAATGGAGCAGAACGCTGTTAGTGAAAGTCCCAGTCTGCCGTTTGGACTCTTtggacattttccttttcccatgCAAGTAGGAAGTGGGTGAAGTTGTGCTCGAAAAATGTACGTTGCTTCAAACATCATCAGATCAATAATCCTGAACCAGTAAACTGAAACCCAACACAGGAAAGAAAGCCTTCCTTGACTCCAGGAATTAAAGGATACGAAGAAGAGCAGGATCTGGTGGTGCTTCAGGGCGCCGCACAGGCCCAGTAAGGCaaccaggaagaggaagacgcCCACGCCGATGACTCCCGCCACCACCCCGATGCTGGAGACCAGGCCAAACCATTTCCCCCACGCTGCCAATCCGATCAGCAGCAGGCTCACcagctgaggaggaaaacagagggCAGAGTCGGGATTAGAGATGTCACGGGCCGTTTTTCCAACATCCCTCTGCAGCTGTTGATCAATAACAGTCTGAAAGATCAAACTCAGCAGGACATCCACACTAAAGATGATAAATACACAACATCtacctttgttttcatttcagcctgCTGTCTGCAGCCCTTCAACTtcttcagcatgtttttttGAATATAACATATCAAGATGTACCAGAGGCAAATTGAAGACGACAATAAAACATGAAGCGGGACACTGAGCATCATTTTATGAAGGAGGTTAGTGTGTCAGTAGTTTCAACGCACAAAAAGCGTGTCCATGCAGAAATCAGCATCCACGCAGCGTTTTTGTCATGTTAGAGAGAATCAAACCTGATTCTGTCCCGAACATTTCTAAACTCAGACCTGAAGTCTGCACCCAGAGAGGACTAAGCTTACAGTAAATCCTGAAAAAGATCAATCCTTCAAAAGCTACTTTCAGTTTATCAATCATCATCAcacatgacaaagaaaagccCCAAATGATGGCCCCAAAAAACTCCCATTTCTGTCAGTGCACTAATCCAATAATGGCCCAGATGGTGTTGCTCtaagaaaaacacacttcagaTATTTATATTACAGTTTGTGGAAGGAAACGGCTTTGACCTGAGGCCATCCAGGTAAAGACAGTTGGTCGAAGGATAGtatatatctttttatttagCACCGAAACAGACTCGGGGACTTTCcgctttctctgtctgtctctctgggGGACCGATAAAACAGCTGGACCGATCATCTTCcgcctgtctcacctgtctgttCCTGCGGGTGTCAAACCATCCCGGACATCTCTCATTCCCCTTTCCGTTAAACTAACCGGCATTCCCGACACTTCCCAGCGTTTTCATTTCAGAGGCCACAGCTGTTCGCGCTGTGCTTACCACGTAGAGTATATTGAGTGCGCAGAGAGCGTTTCTGGTGCAGACGAATCCGCCACAAACCATCGCTGCTGACGGAGAACCGAGGTCAATGTGAAATTGTTGTCAATATTTTCCGGGGCTCTTTCGGGTGGACGCAGCTGTCGATGTTTGACGCTCTTCCGACACGCAGATCTGCAGCCTGACGCCAAAGACGCGGAGCGCTTCCGGGATGGATTCCTGCGCGCTGATTGGTCAGCTGATTTCGCGTCTCGGGAGTCCCGCCTTGTTTGTCGGTGATCCGGATCAGATGAACCCgggtcatgtgtgtgtgagatctcaattttaggtttttttttttgtttgtttgttttggtgaaggTCTGTTGGAtccaaacatgaaaacagaattatattttagattttggttttgttcGTTTTAATGGCTCGTGGTTGGTTTTTATTGACTTGAATGACAGGTGGTTtgtcaaaaacaataaaagacgTTTGTGCTCTCTGGTTCCCCCTTGTGGCTGAATTTCTTCCCACCAGATGTGTTGGATTTGTTTCAAAAACGTCACTGGTGGCGAAATGTACTTTCACAAAATGTTATTTCACAATATGTGTGAGTTAAATACTGAAGTCATGATGCAAAGGTAGATAATGAgtgtttggagttttttttttccttttacccAGCACTGACACCTCATATGTTTGGCAACATATGAGGTCAAAAGTCAAATTTGCATCACTTACTCTTTACCCCAAACCTGCCCAACATGCAGTTGGTTTTTTAAAGAAGTGGAGTCAGGAAGTCTGAgaacaaaacaggaagaatttacctgaatgtgaatgtgcaaagatatttgtctctttttgaaTCTATTTCTGCCAGTGCAGCTGGAACAGATAAAAACGTTAGaaaccattttaaaaaattgcGGATCTGCATGGAAGGCACTCATGATAACCAGCCGTTTTAGTGGAGAGATAATTTTATaatgattttaactttttagTTAAAACCCTGATCTGACCtcaaaatggtgaaaaaaaaaaccttttctgtCCAATCATATCCCCAAAAAGAAGAACTGTGGGTGATGAAATCATTCACAGTTGGCTGCTCTGCTTCTGCAATATGATGGAAACTAGAGCTTCCTGGACTGTATCTGCTGTTGTGCTGTGAGtttatgtttctgtctc from Echeneis naucrates chromosome 6, fEcheNa1.1, whole genome shotgun sequence encodes:
- the tspan13a gene encoding tetraspanin-13a; translated protein: MVCGGFVCTRNALCALNILYVLVSLLLIGLAAWGKWFGLVSSIGVVAGVIGVGVFLFLVALLGLCGALKHHQILLFFYMMILFMVFIVQFAVSCACLALNKDQQKLLLEIGWNKSKDTQQDLEKRLNCCGFSSVNYNGTCAASCFSESSPSCNPCSPQIQSYAEEVLKALGGVGLFFSFTEILGVWLTYRYRNIKDPRSNPGAFL